The Rhodocytophaga rosea genome has a segment encoding these proteins:
- a CDS encoding 2Fe-2S iron-sulfur cluster-binding protein encodes MPTLIIRNLFNKPIEITHPAKSALYHIQLATVDWMHACGGKGRCTTCRIRVVEGMQNISHLSAAEQKYRNQGRLKLTERLTCQITLTGNVVAEVPEACKLPHITYS; translated from the coding sequence ATGCCCACACTTATCATACGAAACCTTTTTAACAAGCCTATAGAAATTACACACCCAGCTAAAAGCGCCTTATACCATATTCAACTGGCGACTGTCGACTGGATGCATGCATGTGGAGGAAAAGGCAGATGTACGACCTGCCGTATCCGGGTGGTGGAAGGGATGCAAAATATAAGCCACCTTTCTGCAGCTGAACAAAAATACCGCAACCAGGGCAGGCTTAAATTAACCGAACGCCTCACCTGCCAGATTACACTTACTGGAAATGTAGTTGCAGAGGTTCCCGAAGCCTGCAAACTCCCGCATATCACCTATTCCTGA